Proteins from one Cryptomeria japonica chromosome 4, Sugi_1.0, whole genome shotgun sequence genomic window:
- the LOC131032941 gene encoding transcription factor RADIALIS-like: MAGQGSGWTTKQNKLFEKAIAIYDKDTPDRWENVAAMVDGKAPAEVKKHYEILIDDLESIEAGHVPFPNYRSSGSKKKDGS; this comes from the coding sequence ATGGCTGGTCAAGGTTCTGGCTGGACAACCAAACAAAATAAATTGTTTGAAAAGGCCATAGCTATCTATGACAAAGATACTCCCGATAGATGGGAAAATGTGGCTGCCATGGTTGATGGGAAAGCCCCGGCCGAAGTGAAAAAGCACTATGAAATTTTAATTGATGATTTGGAGAGCATTGAAGCAGGCCACGTGCCTTTCCCCAACTACAGATCCTCAGGTTCTAAGAAAAAAGATGGCTCTTAA